In a single window of the Nycticebus coucang isolate mNycCou1 chromosome 13, mNycCou1.pri, whole genome shotgun sequence genome:
- the IL7 gene encoding interleukin-7 isoform X4, whose amino-acid sequence MKEIDSNCLNNESNFFKKHLCDDNKEGTFLYRAARKLKQFRKMNNSDNFDHHLSIVSQGILKLLNCTNKVRGRKPPPLGEAQPTKNLEENKFLKEQKRQNGLCFLKELLQKIKTCWNKILRGTREQ is encoded by the exons ATGAAAGAAATTGATAGCAATTGCCTGAATAATGAatctaacttttttaaaaaacatttatgtgATGATAATAAG GAAGGTACGTTTCTATATCGTGCTGCTCGCAAGTTGAAGCAATTTCGTAAAATGAATAACAGTGACAATTTCGATCACCATTTATCAATAGTTTCACAAGGCATATTAAAACTGTTGAACTGCACCAACAAG GTTAGAGGAAGAAAACCACCTCCCCTGGGTGAAGCCCAACCAACGAAGAATTTG gaagaaaataaatttttaaaggaacagaaaagacAGAACGGCTTGTGTTTCCTAAAGGAACtattacaaaagataaaaacttgTTGGAATAAAATTTTGAGGGGCACCAGAGAACAATGA
- the IL7 gene encoding interleukin-7 isoform X3, which yields MTTPTSRRPCSMDSMKEIDSNCLNNESNFFKKHLCDDNKEGTFLYRAARKLKQFRKMNNSDNFDHHLSIVSQGILKLLNCTNKVRGRKPPPLGEAQPTKNLEENKFLKEQKRQNGLCFLKELLQKIKTCWNKILRGTREQ from the exons GACAGCATGAAAGAAATTGATAGCAATTGCCTGAATAATGAatctaacttttttaaaaaacatttatgtgATGATAATAAG GAAGGTACGTTTCTATATCGTGCTGCTCGCAAGTTGAAGCAATTTCGTAAAATGAATAACAGTGACAATTTCGATCACCATTTATCAATAGTTTCACAAGGCATATTAAAACTGTTGAACTGCACCAACAAG GTTAGAGGAAGAAAACCACCTCCCCTGGGTGAAGCCCAACCAACGAAGAATTTG gaagaaaataaatttttaaaggaacagaaaagacAGAACGGCTTGTGTTTCCTAAAGGAACtattacaaaagataaaaacttgTTGGAATAAAATTTTGAGGGGCACCAGAGAACAATGA